DNA from Nitrospina gracilis Nb-211:
CGTCACGTGTTGCTTGATTTCTTCATGGATGACCGGGGCGCTGAAGGTGAGCGAGATCGATTGCAACGGACTGCACTTGTACATGGGCAACAGCGCATTGTTGGCATCGATGACGATCTGTTTGTTGTCGTTGTTCCAGCAGGTGACGCCGATGAAACGGAACTCGGGAAACGTACGGAACTTTTTCACCGTGCGCTGGGTGATGCCGGGTTCGGGCCCGAGCGCGGAGACCAGCCCCGGTTCGATGTTCAGGAACGCTTCGGTATCCCATGGCAATTCTTTTTGTGGTTGCACCAGCCACACACGCCGCGCCTCAACGCCGTCTTTCACCGTTGGCTGATCGTCGCTCTTCTGGTTGGGCGGGCGGTCGAGATGCAGAAATCCCTTATCTCCGGGGATGGGCACGATGACCGGGAGCTGGCGGTCGTTGGGATCCGGTTCGACGGTCAAGGGGTACCGCTGACGTTTGTTGCCGCTGTCCAGCAGGTACAGGTGTTCGGCAACCGACGATTGCGTGACGGGTTGATCGAAGGTGATGCGCATCACCGGCCAGCCGGGCGCCTTCCAGGTTTGAAACCACGCGTAGCGCACGCGCGGGCGGTGCGTGATGAAGCGGTGAATGTAAAGCTGGGAAAGGGTTCCGCCGTCTTCCGCTTTGATTTCCGGCCGGATGGTGATCTCGTACTGCGTCGCTTCCTGCAGTTTGTCTTCCTCTCCTAATTGACACGCCAGCGCGCTGGTGTTGAGCCACCGCCATTGACAGTTGAGTGCGGGGTGGATGCCGACGGGCACTTCGCCACCGGTGCGCTCCATGCGTCCCAGGGGCACCACCGGCCGGTTGAACTGGATAACGATCTGCCTGCCGGAAGGCACATCCGTACCGCTGGGCGTGATGCGTACCACCTCCAGCGGTTGGCCTTGTGCGGCGGCGGGGGTGGGGGCTTGAATAAGATTGATCGCTATGAAGGAAAACAGACACGCCAGCACAGAGGCGACAGATGTTCGCATGGAGCCCTTCCTCTTTGAATTTGTGGTATGCGGGTATGGAAACAGGTTAATGAGTTTTGTTCGGATGCACAAATCGAATTTTTAAAGCGGGCGGCCGCAGTGGAAAAAGACGGAATTGGGATGAGGAAGGGAGTTCAATCCCGTTTGAGGACAGATTGCACGATATGGATAATGCGGTCCTGATCGGTTTCGGACAGGCTCGATCCGGAAGGCAGGCAGAGTCCGCGACCGAACACGTCTTCCGAGAAATTGCAGTTGTCCGCATGTGGGTGATAGGCACAACCTTTGAACACCGGTTGCAGGTGCAGGGGTTTCCACACAGGGCGGGCTTCGATGTTTTCCCTGTCCAGTGCGGCGATGATGTCCTGCGGTGTCACCGGTGAGCCGGAGTCGAGCGTGAGCACGGTGAGCCAGCGCGTGGAAGTGCCGAAAGCCGCTTCCGGCATGAAGCGCACGCCGTGTTGTCCTTCCAGCGCATTGCGGTATCGATCGAACACCGCACGGCGCTGGGCAATGCGTTCGTCCAGCACCTTCAACTGGCCGCGGCCGATGGCGGCGAGCACGTTGCTCATGCGGTAGTTGTAACCGAGTTCGCTGTGTTCGTAATGCAGGACGGGATCGCGTGCCTGCGTCGCCCAGTAACGCGCCTTGTCGAGCGCGGCGGTGTCCTGGGAAACCAGCATGCCACCGCCGGAGGTAGTGATGATCTTGTTGCCGTTGAACGAATAGACGCCGAACCGGCCCAATGTGCCGCTGGCCTTGCCGCGGTAGGTTGCACCCAGCGATTCCGCCGCGTCCTCGATCACCGGCACGCGGTATTTGTCGCAGGCTTTCTGGATCGCCTCCATGTCCGCGTTCTGGCCGTACAGGTTGACCGCAATCACCGCCTTCGGCACGCGGTCCTGGTGCCCCGCTTCCTTCAACGCGCGCTCCAGAGCCTGCGGTGAGATATTCCATGAAGAAGGCTCTGAGTCAATGAATACCGGCTCGGCTCCCAGGAACCGGATCGGCGTGGCGGAGCCGATGAACGTGAGCGAGGAACAGAAAACCGTATCGCCCGGACCGACGCCGCACAGCCTGAGGGCAAGATGAATCGCCGCGGTGCCGGAACTGAGCGCCACCGCACCCGCTGCGCCGACGTATTCCGCCATTTCTTTTTCGAACGCTTCCTGGTTGGGGCCGCACGGCGCGATCCAATTGGATTCGAACACTTCTTCGACAAATTTGCGTTCGTGTTCGCCCAGGTGCGGGGGCGACAGGTAAATGCGTTTGGGATTCGTGCTCATATTCGCTTCAGAATGCGCGCGGGCACACCCGCGGCGGTGACGTTGCCGGGAATCGGTTCCACCACCGCCGACCCGGCGCCGATGACGGTGTTTTGGCCGATGTCGATGCGGTTGGACACGGACGAGCCGATGCCAATCGATGCCGCCCTTCCTACTTTCACCTCGCCCGCCAGGTGCACGCCCGGGGACAGGTGCACGCCGTCTTCAAGAATGCAGTCGTGATCGACCGTTGCGGCGGTGTTGACGATGCATCCCACGCCAACCCGCGCGCCGGTGTGGACGACGGCCTGCGGACCGATCAGCGTGCCGTCGCCGACCGTGGCGGATGCGCACACCCACGCGGTGGGATGCACCAGCGTGGCGGCCGTGTGTCCCGCTTCGCGGTGTTTTGCGAGCAGTTTCAGACGCAGGGCGTTGTCGCCGACGGCGACGAAGAAA
Protein-coding regions in this window:
- a CDS encoding DegT/DnrJ/EryC1/StrS family aminotransferase encodes the protein MSTNPKRIYLSPPHLGEHERKFVEEVFESNWIAPCGPNQEAFEKEMAEYVGAAGAVALSSGTAAIHLALRLCGVGPGDTVFCSSLTFIGSATPIRFLGAEPVFIDSEPSSWNISPQALERALKEAGHQDRVPKAVIAVNLYGQNADMEAIQKACDKYRVPVIEDAAESLGATYRGKASGTLGRFGVYSFNGNKIITTSGGGMLVSQDTAALDKARYWATQARDPVLHYEHSELGYNYRMSNVLAAIGRGQLKVLDERIAQRRAVFDRYRNALEGQHGVRFMPEAAFGTSTRWLTVLTLDSGSPVTPQDIIAALDRENIEARPVWKPLHLQPVFKGCAYHPHADNCNFSEDVFGRGLCLPSGSSLSETDQDRIIHIVQSVLKRD
- a CDS encoding acetyltransferase; translation: MAALLIFGGGGHGRVAAAIAGDVQKWNRIAFADDRHMELARVADFEVLAGFDAAADHLKEFTHFFVAVGDNALRLKLLAKHREAGHTAATLVHPTAWVCASATVGDGTLIGPQAVVHTGARVGVGCIVNTAATVDHDCILEDGVHLSPGVHLAGEVKVGRAASIGIGSSVSNRIDIGQNTVIGAGSAVVEPIPGNVTAAGVPARILKRI